A single window of Camarhynchus parvulus chromosome 9, STF_HiC, whole genome shotgun sequence DNA harbors:
- the STRIT1 gene encoding sarcoplasmic/endoplasmic reticulum calcium ATPase regulator DWORF gives MAEPAQAPLSRLLVPVLLALGWILGCALMVYIVFS, from the exons ATGGCAGAACCAG CCCAGGCCCCGCTGTCCCGCCTGCTTGTCCCCGTGCTGCTGGCGCTGGGCTGGatcctgggctgtgccctcaTGGTGTACATCGTCTTCTCCTGA